CTTGCACAAGCTGATTTCACTATAACACGCACAAAAACAATATCATTTTCTGTTTTTACAACAATGCCATCATGCTTAACCGTATTACTTTCATTCATTACAAAGCTTAATTTATCCCTCTGCTCCAACAAATTTAGAACCAAGATTTATTGTCAGAACAATTGTCATTTGATAGCATTTTTAGGGATTTGCTTATTCGATTGTTGAATCCACTCTAAAAAGTAATGAGTGCAAGTTTTGAAAATCAAGAATTGCCACATTCCCTAAAGGGAGTACTGATTTTCAGATACTTCTCCCTTTAGCATCGTATTTCTAATATTCATGTTTTTTTTGCAGAAAATAAATAAAGGACAAAAACTGCCACAGATTCACAGATTAAAAGGAATTTACTATAATAAATTTTTACAAAACACTACCAAAGGCAATTTGAAATCTGTGAATCTGTCTTTGACAGACGTAGTCTTACTTCTTATTACACTTAGCATATCTTCGACAGACGAAGTCTGTGGCAGTTATTCTTTTTCAGTTTATCTGGATTAGGGTTTGGGGTAGAAAGGAGCTGGAAATCATTTTAAGACTTTTTAGAGTGGATTCATTGTTATCAAATTATTACAAATAAGTGAATTATACCAAATTAACATCAAAACACCCGATATAAATCATTTCTATTTCCCTTTTTTGTCGTTAAAAATTATTTCCGTAGCTATTGCTATGCAAAGAATTTTTGCCTAAAAAAAGAAAAATATAATTTAATTTATTTATCAGGCATTTTGAAATTAAATTGGTATTACCAACTTTTCAGTATTTTTGCACACTTTTAGGTCTGTAAATACTCTTATCAAATGAAGGAAAGTAGAAAAATAATAAAGTTAGATGAAGTTGATTCTACAAATAAATATGCTATTAAAGAATTAAAGGAAAACAGATTAAATGAAAGAGATGTTGTTTTTACACAATTTCAAACTTTTGGAAAGGGTTATGGTGCAAATGTTTGGGAAAGTAAAAAAAATAAAAATCTATTATTTTCCATAATATTCAAACCTGATTTCATTTCTCCTTCCGGAATTTTTTTGATTAGTAAAATAGTTTCACTTTCCATTAAAAGATTTGTTCAAAAATATGTAAAAGAGGATGTTTTTATAAAATGGCCTAACGATATTTATGTAGAGGATAAAAAAATTGCAGGAATACTTATTTATAACGAACTTTCTTCCGAATCAATAAGTTTTTCAATTTCAGGAATAGGATTAAATATAAATCAAGTTAGCTTTTCTGAAGCTTTACCAAATCCTGTTTCATTAAAAATATTGACAAAAGAAAATCATAATATTGATACTTGCTTACAGGAATTAATAAAAGAAATTGACAGATTTTATTCAATAGCTAAGAATGGATTTATTGAAAAAATTGCAAATGAATATTTAAATTCAATGTATTTGCTGGAAAAAGAACATATTTTTAAAGATGAAAACGGCAATAAATTTAACGGAAAAATAAAAGGTATTTCCGAGGAAGGATTTTTATTAGTAGAAACAAAAAGCGGAACCGGAAAATATGATTTTAAAGAGATTGTTTTTTAGCAAATACATTCAAGTTTCGCATAGTAATTCTCTGTGCTAACATATACTTCCGCTAGTCATAATTTGTGCCTTGGTGTCTTTGTGGCAAGATATTGATAATTAGCCACTAAGGCTCGAAGACACTAAGAATCACAAAGCATGAAAAAATTCATTATGGAATTATTATACTATTGATTCTCTTTATGTTATCTCAACTCGTCCTTTAATAAGTTTCCGAATTTCAATTCTTTATATTCAAATGCGAAAACTTGAGAATATATTTTTTATTTTTGTTTTTTGTAATAAGTAACTTTAATAGAAGCATGAGTTTATTAATTAAAAATATAAAGTCTCTAATTCAAATTACCGGCTCGGCAAAAAAATGCGGTAAAGAAATGAAGAAATTGGATGTCCTTGAAAATGCATTTTTATTTTTAAAAGATGAAAAGATTGAAGCTTTTGGAAAGATGGAGAATATTCCTCACTTCAAAGCTGACAATGAAATAGATGCAATAGGGAGATTTGTGTTTCCATCTTATATTGATACGCACACTCACATTGTTTTTCCTCAAAGCAGGGAAAAAGAATTTGAACTAAAAATTAAAGGAGCTACTTATGAAGAAATTGCAGCAGCAGGAGGCGGAATACTTAATTCTGCAAAAATGCTAAAGCAAGCCACTGAGGAAGAGCTTGTAGCAAGTGCAATGAAAAGAATTAACGAAGTTGTCAAATTGGGTACAGGAGCAATAGAAATAAAAAGCGGTTACGGACTTTCGATGGAAGGAGAATTAAAAATGCTAAGGGTTATAAAAAAAATAAAAAAAATTAGCCCTATTCCTGTAAAAGCAACATTTTTGGGAGCTCATGCTGTACCACCCGAATATAAAAATGATAGAAGTAAATATATTGATATTATTGTAAATGAAATGCTTACTGTAATTGAAAAAGAAAAACTTGCAGAATATATTGATATTTTTATTGAAAAAGGATTTTACAGCCTTGAAGATGGAAAAAGAGTAATTGAAGCAGGAAAAAAACATGGATTAAAACCTAAAATTCATGTTGACCAAATGAATGAGCTTGGTGGTGTTCAGTTAGGAGTAAAAAATAATGCTGTGTCCGTTGACCATTTAGAAAATATTGGAGAAGAAGGAATAACTGCTTTAAAGAACAGCAAAACAATAGCAACTTTACTTCCGTCTTGTTCATTTTATTTGAATATGAAATTTCCACCGGCAAGGAAATTAATAGACGAAGGACTTGCAGTATCAATTGCTTCTGATTATAATCCGGGGAGTTCACCCTCAGGAAATTTGAATTTTTCTATGTCGTTGGCTTGTATAAAAATGAAAATGATGCCTGAAGAAGTTATTAACGCAGTAACAATAAATGCTGCTCATGCTTTGGAACTTGAAAATGAAATGGGCTCAATAGCAAAAGGTAAATTAGCAAATTTATTTATCACAAAACCAATTAGTTCAATTGCTTGTATTCCTTATAGCTTTGGGAACAATTTTGTTGATACAGTAATTTTAAAAGGAAAAGTTTATAAAGAAATTTAGAAAAAACGATAATTAGAAAAAATATGAAAAAATTAATAGAATGTGTCCCCAATTTTAGTGAAGGAAGAAATCTTGAAATAATAAAGCAAATTACAGATGAGATAGAAAGTGTTGAAGGTATAAATTTGTTGGATGTTGACCCGGGTAAAGCAACAAATAGAACTGTTGTAACATTTGTTGGTGAGCCAGAAAATGTTATTGAAGCTGCTTTTCTTGGAATAAAAAAAGCTTCTGAAGTTATTGATATGAGTAAGCATAAAGGAGCTCATCCTCGTTTTGGTGCAACGGATGTTTGTCCCTTAGTTCCTGTTGCTGGAATTACAATGGAAGAAACTATTGAATATGCACGAAAACTAGCAAAGAAAGTTGGCGAGGAACTAAATATTGGAATTTATTGCTATGAGAATGCTGCTTTTATTGAAGAAAGAAAAAATTTAGCAACTTGCAGAGCAGGAGAATATGAAGGTTTAAAAGAAAAATTGAAAAACAACAGATGGAAACCTGATTTCGGTTCTGCTGAATTTAATCCTAAAGCAGGTGTAACAGCTATTGGTGCAAGAGATTTTCTTGTAGCTATTAATTTCAATTTAAATACCACTTCAGTAAGAAGAGCAAATGCTGTTGCTTTTGATGTTAGAGAAAAAGGTAGAATAAAAAGAGAAGATGGAAAGTTGAAAGGAAAAATTGTTAAAGATAAAAGTGGAGAAACTTTAAGAGAGCCGGGTACTTTAAAATCAACAAAGGCAATAGGTTGGTTTATTGACGAATATGGAATTGCACAAATATCAATGAATATTACAAATATCAGCATCACTCCTGTTCATATTGCTTTTGAAGAAGTAAGTAAAAAAGCACAGCAGAGAGGAATGAGAGTTACAGGTATTGAATTAGTTGGACTTATTCCTTTGCAAGCTATGATAGATGCAGGGAAATATTTTCTAAAAAAGCAAGAACGTTCATCAGGTATTTCTGAAAGTGAAATTTTAATGATAGCAATAAAATCAATGGGAATTGATGACCTTTACAAATTCAAACCTGAGGAAAAAATTATTGAATACATGATTGATGCTAAGAGTAAAAACAACTTAGTTGATATGACACTAAAAGGATTTGTTGATGAAACAGGCTCAGAATCTCCTGCTCCCGGTGGTGGTTCTGTATCGGCTGCTGTGGGTGCAATGGGAGTTGCACTAGGAACAATGGTTGCTAATTTATCATCACACAAAAGAGGATGGGACAACCGATGGGAAGAATTTTCAGATTGGGCTGAAAAAGGACAGAAGTACATGCAAGAATTAACATATTTAGTTGATGAAGACACAAATGCTTTTAACAAAATAATGGATGCATTTGGCCTTCCAAAAGCTAATGATGAGGAGAAAAAGATAAGAAAGCAAGCCATAACAGATGCAACAAAATATGCAATTGAAATTCCATTTAAAGTTATGAAAGCTTCATATAAATCTATGGAAGTAATAAAAGCAATGGCGGATTTTGGGAATCCAAATTCTGCTTCAGATGCAGGAGTTGGTGCTTTATGTGCAAATATGGCTGTGAAAGGAGCATTTTTAAACGTAAGAATTAACGCTGTTGACCTTAAAGAAGACAGCTTTGTAGCAGAAATATTGAAAGAAGGAGAGCAAATTATTGAACAGTCAGCCAAGTTGGAAAGTGTTATCCTGAGTTTAGTTGATAAGAATTTATAGCTAATTATTAGAAATAATTGGTTCTATGTCAAATACTGTGGGTAATCAAATTTGATTCACAGATTAAAAAATTACTCTTTTTGTAATTAGTGCTTATAAGAAAACTCATTATTTGCCTACTTGTACCCCTTAAATTCACTAAAGGGGAAAACCCAACTCACTGAGTGTGATGGCATCCTCTTTAGGGAACAAAGGGATGAGCGGAGGATATGCAGAATATTCTTTTTTTTCTAAGAGGTATTAATTAATGAATTTTCGCCAAATACCGATATATCTGGACTAAAGGACATGTCTTATTAGAATATTGCATATAAATTATTTTTAATCTGTGAATCTGTGGCTTTAATATTTTTTTACCCACACAAATCAACATAGAACCAAAAAATAATAAAAAAACAAATAAAAACCTTTTATTTTTTTATTTATTTTGTATATTCGCATGTGCTAATAATATGAATAAAAACAGAAAGTCATGAGAAGGAAAAGATTTATTACCAATTACACCATTGAAGAA
The genomic region above belongs to Bacteroidota bacterium and contains:
- the ftcD gene encoding glutamate formimidoyltransferase, whose translation is MKKLIECVPNFSEGRNLEIIKQITDEIESVEGINLLDVDPGKATNRTVVTFVGEPENVIEAAFLGIKKASEVIDMSKHKGAHPRFGATDVCPLVPVAGITMEETIEYARKLAKKVGEELNIGIYCYENAAFIEERKNLATCRAGEYEGLKEKLKNNRWKPDFGSAEFNPKAGVTAIGARDFLVAINFNLNTTSVRRANAVAFDVREKGRIKREDGKLKGKIVKDKSGETLREPGTLKSTKAIGWFIDEYGIAQISMNITNISITPVHIAFEEVSKKAQQRGMRVTGIELVGLIPLQAMIDAGKYFLKKQERSSGISESEILMIAIKSMGIDDLYKFKPEEKIIEYMIDAKSKNNLVDMTLKGFVDETGSESPAPGGGSVSAAVGAMGVALGTMVANLSSHKRGWDNRWEEFSDWAEKGQKYMQELTYLVDEDTNAFNKIMDAFGLPKANDEEKKIRKQAITDATKYAIEIPFKVMKASYKSMEVIKAMADFGNPNSASDAGVGALCANMAVKGAFLNVRINAVDLKEDSFVAEILKEGEQIIEQSAKLESVILSLVDKNL
- the hutI gene encoding imidazolonepropionase — encoded protein: MSLLIKNIKSLIQITGSAKKCGKEMKKLDVLENAFLFLKDEKIEAFGKMENIPHFKADNEIDAIGRFVFPSYIDTHTHIVFPQSREKEFELKIKGATYEEIAAAGGGILNSAKMLKQATEEELVASAMKRINEVVKLGTGAIEIKSGYGLSMEGELKMLRVIKKIKKISPIPVKATFLGAHAVPPEYKNDRSKYIDIIVNEMLTVIEKEKLAEYIDIFIEKGFYSLEDGKRVIEAGKKHGLKPKIHVDQMNELGGVQLGVKNNAVSVDHLENIGEEGITALKNSKTIATLLPSCSFYLNMKFPPARKLIDEGLAVSIASDYNPGSSPSGNLNFSMSLACIKMKMMPEEVINAVTINAAHALELENEMGSIAKGKLANLFITKPISSIACIPYSFGNNFVDTVILKGKVYKEI
- a CDS encoding biotin--[acetyl-CoA-carboxylase] ligase, whose product is MKESRKIIKLDEVDSTNKYAIKELKENRLNERDVVFTQFQTFGKGYGANVWESKKNKNLLFSIIFKPDFISPSGIFLISKIVSLSIKRFVQKYVKEDVFIKWPNDIYVEDKKIAGILIYNELSSESISFSISGIGLNINQVSFSEALPNPVSLKILTKENHNIDTCLQELIKEIDRFYSIAKNGFIEKIANEYLNSMYLLEKEHIFKDENGNKFNGKIKGISEEGFLLVETKSGTGKYDFKEIVF